A window of Malania oleifera isolate guangnan ecotype guangnan chromosome 5, ASM2987363v1, whole genome shotgun sequence contains these coding sequences:
- the LOC131156250 gene encoding dolichol-phosphate mannose synthase subunit 3-like — protein MKHIVKIMTLLVALSAICIGLLQTSVIPHTYALLLPLYSVVSLGCYGLLMVGVGLMQFPTCPQEALLLQQDVAEAKEFLKRKGVDVGSD, from the exons ATGAAACATATTGTGAAGATTATGACATTGCTAGTGGCTCTGTCTGCCATTTGTATTGGCCTCCTGCAGACATCAGTGATCCCCCACACCTATGCTTTGTTG CTGCCTCTATATTCTGTTGTGTCATTGGGATGCTATGGTCTTTTAATGGTTGGCGTTGGTTTGATGCAATTTCCAACTTGCCCTCAAGAAGCATTACTGTTGCAACAG GATGTTGCCGAGGCCAAGGAATTCCTGAAGCGAAAAGGGGTTGATGTGGGTTCTGATTGA